The Chlorocebus sabaeus isolate Y175 chromosome 6, mChlSab1.0.hap1, whole genome shotgun sequence genome has a segment encoding these proteins:
- the MOB3A gene encoding MOB kinase activator 3A — translation MSNPFLKQVFNKDKTFRPKRKFEPGTQRFELHKKAQASLNAGLDLRLAVQLPPGEDLNDWVAVHVVDFFNRVNLIYGTISDGCTEQSCPVMSGGPKYEYRWQDEHKFRKPTALSAPRYMDLLMDWIEAQINNEDLFPTNVGTPFPKNFLQTVRKILSRLFRVFVHVYIHHFDRIAQMGSEAHVNTCYKHFYYFVKEFGLIDTKELEPLKEMTARMCH, via the exons ATGTCCAACCCCTTCCTGAAGCAAGTCTTCAACAAGGACAAGACATTCCGCCCCAAGCGCAAGTTCGAGCCGGGCACCCAGCGCTTCGAGCTGCACAAGAAGGCGCAGGCATCGCTGAACGCTGGGCTGGACCTGCGGCTAGCCGTGCAGCTGCCCCCGGGCGAGGACCTGAACGACTGGGTGGCCGTTCACGTGGTGGACTTCTTTAACCGCGTCAACCTCATCTACGGCACCATCAGCGACGGCTGCACGGAGCAGTCCTGCCCCGTCATGTCGGGGGGCCCCAAGTACGAGTACCGCTGGCAGGACGAGCATAAGTTCCGGAAGCCCACGGCGCTCTCCGCCCCCAGGTACATGGACCTGCTGATGGACTGGATCGAGGCACAAATCAACAACGAGGACCTCTTCCCCACCAACGTGG GCACGCCTTTCCCCAAGAACTTCTTGCAGACGGTGCGGAAGATCCTGTCGCGGCTGTTCCGCGTGTTCGTGCACGTCTACATCCACCACTTTGACCGCATCGCGCAGATGGGCTCCGAGGCCCACGTGAACACCTGCTACAAGCACTTCTACTACTTCGTCAAGGAGTTCGGCCTCATCGACACCAAGGAGCTGGAGCCACTG AAAGAAATGACCGCCCGTATGTGCCACTAA